In the genome of Raphanus sativus cultivar WK10039 chromosome 4, ASM80110v3, whole genome shotgun sequence, one region contains:
- the LOC108850937 gene encoding glycine cleavage system H protein 2, mitochondrial-like, protein MSTTNRVAQKKRRTHQTILSQEYKPIGECSTLCNCCCVSVQRSHENNAARFLWASKVASHLRISVSQRGFSSVVLKDLKYAESHEWVKTDGNKATFGITDHAQDHLGDVVYVELPDVGRSVTQGESFGAVESVKATSDINSPISGTVVEVNEGLTESPGLVNTSPYEERWIIKVELSDAGEAHKLMDSDKYSKFCEEDAKH, encoded by the exons ATGTCGACCACGAATCGAGTCGCTCAG AAAAAAAGGCGAACCCACCAAACCATTTTGTCACAAGAATATAAGCCGATCGGTGAGTGCAGCACTCTCTGCAACTGTTGTTGTGTGTCCGTTCAAAGATCTCACGAAAACAATGCTGCAAGATTCTTGTGGGCTTCTAAGGTTGCTTCTCATCTAAGGATCTCTGTTTCTCAACGAGGGTTCTCTTCCG TGGTTTTGAAGGATTTGAAGTATGCTGAATCACATGAATGGGTGAAGACTGATGGGAACAAAGCAACTTTTGGTATAACGGATCACGCTCAGGACCACTTGGGTGATGTGGTCTATGTGGAGCTGCCTGATGTGGGACGTTCGGTGACACAAGGTGAGAGTTTTGGAGCGGTTGAGAGTGTGAAAGCAACTAGTGATATCAATTCTCCAATCTCTGGTACTGTGGTTGAAGTCAATGAGGGGCTGACCGAGTCGCCTGGATTG GTGAACACGAGCCCGTATGAAGAAAGATGGATCATAAAGGTGGAGCTGAGTGATGCAGGCGAGGCGCATAAGCTGATGGATTCAGACAAGTATTCTAAGTTCTGCGAAGAAGACGCCAAGCACTGA
- the LOC130511350 gene encoding uncharacterized protein At4g15970-like, which yields MWLRDPFPHLFSEVDFQVTCDHSNGNTSDPGNLVNGSFKFVQANHRTVKFYKYWYELRWTFCGKNEQDVFNIIKHDRFVTEELSLTMRFLDTVHFRGFCQLHREMEKICIMHANCCLGLHNKINGLRQALQDWKDYLSATDRRKWRSSDRCKGSMSNNIINSLEFRW from the coding sequence ATGTGGCTCCGAGACCCATTCCCTCATCTGTTCTCGGAAGTAGATTTCCAGGTCACCTGCGACCACTCCAACGGAAACACTAGCGACCCAGGAAACCTTGTCAATGGCAGTTTCAAGTTCGTTCAAGCCAACCATCGAACTGTTAAGTTCTACAAATACTGGTACGAGTTAAGGTGGACATTTTGCGGCAAGAACGAGCAAGACGTGTTCAACATCATCAAACACGACCGGTTTGTCACAGAAGAGCTCAGTCTCACGATGCGGTTTCTTGACACGGTTCACTTCCGAGGGTTCTGCCAATTGCACCGCGAGATGGAAAAGATATGCATCATGCATGCTAATTGTTGTTTGGGATTACATAACAAGATTAATGGTTTGAGGCAAGCTCTACAGGACTGGAAAGATTACTTGTCGGCAACCGACCGCCGGAAGTGGCGATCATCGGATAGGTGCAAGGGAAGCATGTCTAATAATATCATtaatagtttagaatttagatgGTAA